A stretch of the Deinococcota bacterium genome encodes the following:
- a CDS encoding GTP-binding protein, giving the protein MAKGVFQRTKPHVNVGTIGHVDHGKTTLTAAITFTAAAEDPT; this is encoded by the coding sequence ATGGCAAAAGGTGTATTTCAGCGAACGAAACCCCACGTCAACGTGGGCACCATCGGCCACGTCGATCACGGCAAGACGACCTTAACGGCGGCCATCACCTTTACCGCGGCGGCGGAAGACCCCAC